CTTAGCATCTAGATTAATATTTTTAATCACCCGCCCCAGATATCTAGGGCAGGCTTGCGGAGCGTCTAACTGGATTGCACGAGTGTCCGTGATGGAGTGTTTAACCTCAGCTACTGCAGGTTGGATAACCTCGACCTGGTTTAACACGCCCACTTCACGAGCCAAGCCGCGAATTCCTAAACAATCAGCACGATTTGGGGTTAAATCGACTTCGATTGTTACGTCGTTTAGGCCCAAATATTCCCGTAGGTCTTTGCCTATTGGCGCATCTTCAGGCAATTCCAAGATACCATCATGATCGTCAGAAATACCCAGCTCAGAAAAACTGCACAACATGCCAAAAGATGGCTGTCCACGCAATTTCGCTTTCTTAATTTTAAAGTTACCGGGTAAAACGGCGCCCACAGTCGCCACCGCCACTTTGAGTCCAAGTCGACAGTTTGGTGCGCCGCAAACAATATCTAACAAGTCTGCTGCGCCAATATCTATTTTGGTCACCTGTAATTTATCGGCATCAGGATGCTGACCGCATTCTACAACTTCTCCAATAAGCACACCGCTAAACTCACCAGCGACAGGTTCAACACCATCGACTTCCAAGCCAGCCATACTCAATTGTTCAGACAATTGTTCGGTCGTGATGGCAGGGTTGACCCATTCTCTTAACCACTTTTCACTGAATTTCATCTTTTCGAGTATCCCTTATTTGAACTGCTTGAGGAAACGAAGATCGTTTTCAAAGAATGAACGTAGGTCATTTACGCCATAGCGCAACATGGTTAACCGTTCGACGCCCATCCCAAAAGCAAATCCGGTATATACTTCAGGATCAATATTGACTGCACGCAATACATTTGGATGAACCATGCCACAGCCTAAAACTTCAAGCCATTTGCCATTTTTACCCATCACATCAACCTCAGCTGAAGGCTCAGTGAATGGGAAGTAAGAAGGACGGAAGCGTACCTGTAAGTCTTCTTCAAAAAAGTTGTTTAAAAAGTCATGCAAAATGCCTTTCAGCTCTGCAAAACTGACATTCTTATCAACCATTAGCCCTTCAACTTGATGGAACATTGGGGTATGAGTTTGATCGTAATCGTTACGATATACCCGTCCCGGCGAAATTATTCTCAACGGTGGACTTTCAACTTCCATAGTGCGAATTTGCACCCCAGATGTTTGAGTTCGCAACATCACATCAGGATTGAAATAGAAGGTATCGTGATCAGCTCGTGCTGGATGATTGGCCGGTATATTTAGCGCATCGAAATTGTGGAAGCCATCTTCGACCTCAGGGCCGGTTTTGATCGCAAAGCCCAATTCACTAAAGAAGCTTTCAATACGGGCAATAGTTCGACTAACTGGGTGTAAACCACCAATGTGTTCGCCTCTTCCAGGCAGGGTCACATCAATAGTTTCTTGCGCCAATTTTTGATTTAATTCGAGATCACGTAAGGTTTCCCCACGTGAAGATATCAGGCTTTGGATCTTTTGTTTGGCAATATTAATTTTTTGCCCAACCGCAGGGCGTTCTTCGGCGGATAGTTTCCCTAACCCTTTTAATAGGTCAGTCATCCGTCCTTTTTTACCCATAAATTCAACGCGCACGGCGTCAAGGGTGTTGGCATCTTCAGCAGCATTAATCTGCTGTTCTGCTTCGCTAATTATGGCATCAAGATCCATAGTATCCTCGAATTGGATTTAATATGTAGTCTCTGCGCATAAAGACACAAGAAGACCAAGACAATTAAAAATAGCCCGCAATTCTACACGAAAGCCCCACATTTAGGCTAGCCACAATTGATTGAATCTACGGGATATTTACTGTTTCTGTGAGTAAATGGCATTAATAGGGGAAGTTAAGCAACTATCAGCAAAAACCTTTGCTTCAAACGCCATTATTACAATAACTTGTTTATAGGCGCAATAGCATCATAAACCCAAGCTGAGTTTTGATTTGAAGACAATATAGTTTTTATCTAAAAGCATCTAGCTTGAGGTGCCAAACCTAAATTCAGGTTTTGCTCATATCTCAAAAAGACAAAACCACTAAACATTTTCATGTTCGGTGGTTTTGTTTGTGACTTGTAAAGCTTTGACGACTGCGAGTTATCAACCCTAAATCAGCCAAGATTTGATATGCCTAAAGGCAATATGTACCACTACTGAGCGGTTTGTACTTTATCTTTGTTAACAGCCTTAGCAAGTTTGTCCTGCCCATGCTGCTTATGATAAGTCCCAACCGGCATACTGGAAAGAGCCATATAGTTCACCCTTTTAGCAACCGGCACATAGTCAGTTAATGCGGTATTAATAGCGGTGGAGATAATTGCACCAATCAAACCACCACCAGAATCACCACCGGTATTAATCACAAGTCTGTCATTGTATTGCCACAAGGTTTCACCTGATGAAGTTGACTTCAGTAAATAACCAATTCCAACAGTAACGTTACCACCGATGACGAAATAAGATGTGTCCCACTCGGTAATAGTAACGAATAACACAGCGTCTGCACCATACATTTGATTGAACAATATTGGATCTGAAGCACTTAACTGGGCATCATCAACAATTCCTTGTTCTTGTAACAATTTAGTGGTCAGTTCAATGGGTAGAACATAATAACCAAGTTGGGTAAGAGGCTCAGGCTATCAATACTTGCACCCCCCCCCATCAAAAATATGAGAAATATTAGAAAACCCGCTGCCCGACGCCTTATACCCCGTAGGATCTGTCCCCGCCATCGGATTATTCATAATATACGAATACGGATTAGTGCTCTGGCTGCTTTCGGGCATTTGGATGAAGGGGTCTACCGACATAAAGCGGCCAAGGTTGTAGTCGTACACCCGCCCGTTCATATGAATTAAAACGGATTATGTCGGGAAGAATTTATTGTTAAAGAACCACTTTACAAGGATGATTTAGATCAAAAACCCCAGTTTTGACTTTCCATAAACTGTTCTAGGGTTATACAAGGGATGTTACCAAAGTGCTCGCAAACGTTTGGTATTTTGGCAGCATTAGGCTTGGCAAGCTCTTCTGTTACTACTGTTCCACCTCTAACACTTGCACAAGCAATGATAAACGGGTCTGCAACGGGAGTTCCTTTCAAGCGTTGCGTTTCTCCAATTAGCGATTGATAGTGAGGGACACTGAGGATTTGAGCAACAAAAGATAGCTCCTTACCAGTCGGTGTTGTAAAAATTTCTTTTCTATCTTTCAACCATGCATTGACATGTTTATCAGGTGATCCTCTTTCAAGTTCATTCCATACTTCTCTCGTAGAAATAAGGTTTCCTGAATTAACCAGAGCATCTAAGCCGTCCCATAAGGTTTTGAAAATTGTCGGATAAAAGTGCTTTAATTTACTAAGTGAGCTGGTGTCAAATACATAAATCATGCACTCGTTCCTTGCAATATCCTTTGCTCTAAACCACTAAAGTTTTTTGCTTTTATCCCAAGCAAATCCGACGCCTTATCTATAGACAGGTTATGCTTGTAGTGTTGACTTAAAACTTCACGCGCGAATGTACTACTCAGATAGGCATTAGCTGACGCGTACCAATTACCACCTGAGCCTCCTTTTCTTTGATTTGCCCACATTTCGGATTTTTCTTTATAATGCGACGAGCTAACTCTATCTTGATCAAGGAATTTTCTTAATATCGACTCCCTGCTCACACTATATCGAGCTGCAATTCTTTCAATTTCGTCATCAGAAACGGCTTCAATATTGAAAGGCAAATTGGCGGTGAACGATTCAAAATCAGATTTGGGAATAAGTACTTCTGCGGCAATAGCATTGCAGAAAACTTCGATCCTCTGCGCATTTGGTGGAAGTTGATTAAAATATCCGTGTTCAAACTTACTTAAACTTTTGGTGTTGAGTAAAATGTGAGCTAACTCATGAAACAAACTGAAAATTTGTCTGGTTTTAGTAGTGGTGTTATTCAAGTAAATAATAGGGAATTCATCGTCTGACAAACAAAACCCTGATATATCCTTTTGTTTGAATGATTCTTTGAATATGAATACACCTTTTGCTTCAATACTTGCACGCCAAGTTTTTAACGCTTCTTCATCACTACGAATTGCTGACTGGTTTTCTATGCTTATATTCAAAGCATTCCTAATCCTTCGTGATTGCTCGACTACGCTTCTGTCTAGGTTCAAAGCAACTTCTTGCCATAACTTACTGTCAGCGGGGTTAGAGTTGTTGAAAACTTCTTTGAGTGATATTTGATAAGCATGTCCTTTCCTAACATGCATATAGGTATCTGGTTTAAGATTGTCTAAATCTGAATCAGGCAGGCTTCTAAATTCTTTTTTCGGAGAAATTTCATTTGGCGGCTCAGGAAGAAAGAATACTGCGAGCGGTCGTTTGTATAACTGATAAGCGAGCTTTTCCAATTGGGGATAGCTAGGTGCAGAAATACCTGACTCCCATTCGAGAATTTCATCAACAGAGCGCTTCATTTTCAAAGCAACATCATCAACAGAGAATCCTATTGACTCTCGCGCCCAAGATAACAATGCTGGTTTAACTCCCTCTACCGGCTGACTCTTCATATTTTTACCCGCAAAAATCTATCCGTGTTTTTCTAATCGTTACATTTTATTTTGTGTATATTAATACAGTAAAGTTCACAAAATCCAGTTTATTCAATAGCAGCAGGATGCGTCCGATGATAAGTA
Above is a window of Aliiglaciecola sp. LCG003 DNA encoding:
- a CDS encoding PIN domain-containing protein, which gives rise to MIYVFDTSSLSKLKHFYPTIFKTLWDGLDALVNSGNLISTREVWNELERGSPDKHVNAWLKDRKEIFTTPTGKELSFVAQILSVPHYQSLIGETQRLKGTPVADPFIIACASVRGGTVVTEELAKPNAAKIPNVCEHFGNIPCITLEQFMESQNWGF
- a CDS encoding XRE family transcriptional regulator, producing the protein MKSQPVEGVKPALLSWARESIGFSVDDVALKMKRSVDEILEWESGISAPSYPQLEKLAYQLYKRPLAVFFLPEPPNEISPKKEFRSLPDSDLDNLKPDTYMHVRKGHAYQISLKEVFNNSNPADSKLWQEVALNLDRSVVEQSRRIRNALNISIENQSAIRSDEEALKTWRASIEAKGVFIFKESFKQKDISGFCLSDDEFPIIYLNNTTTKTRQIFSLFHELAHILLNTKSLSKFEHGYFNQLPPNAQRIEVFCNAIAAEVLIPKSDFESFTANLPFNIEAVSDDEIERIAARYSVSRESILRKFLDQDRVSSSHYKEKSEMWANQRKGGSGGNWYASANAYLSSTFAREVLSQHYKHNLSIDKASDLLGIKAKNFSGLEQRILQGTSA
- the pheS gene encoding phenylalanine--tRNA ligase subunit alpha, which translates into the protein MDLDAIISEAEQQINAAEDANTLDAVRVEFMGKKGRMTDLLKGLGKLSAEERPAVGQKINIAKQKIQSLISSRGETLRDLELNQKLAQETIDVTLPGRGEHIGGLHPVSRTIARIESFFSELGFAIKTGPEVEDGFHNFDALNIPANHPARADHDTFYFNPDVMLRTQTSGVQIRTMEVESPPLRIISPGRVYRNDYDQTHTPMFHQVEGLMVDKNVSFAELKGILHDFLNNFFEEDLQVRFRPSYFPFTEPSAEVDVMGKNGKWLEVLGCGMVHPNVLRAVNIDPEVYTGFAFGMGVERLTMLRYGVNDLRSFFENDLRFLKQFK
- a CDS encoding RHS repeat-associated core domain-containing protein, whose translation is MNGRVYDYNLGRFMSVDPFIQMPESSQSTNPYSYIMNNPMAGTDPTGYKASGSGFSNISHIFDGGGCKY